The following coding sequences lie in one Halogeometricum rufum genomic window:
- a CDS encoding CoxG family protein, whose product MTVRVRRAFEFDVPPEDVWKFISDPRNRAEAISVVERYEVDPETNEATWHVSLPIPFLSSTAKVETKDVEVDPPRFVRFVGKSSVMRVTGEHTIEETETGCRLRNEFVVDGRVPGVERFFKRNLDRELENLEAALRDELE is encoded by the coding sequence ATGACGGTCCGTGTCAGGCGCGCGTTCGAGTTCGACGTTCCTCCCGAAGACGTCTGGAAGTTCATCTCCGACCCTCGAAACCGCGCCGAAGCCATCAGCGTGGTCGAACGGTACGAGGTGGACCCGGAGACCAACGAGGCGACCTGGCACGTCTCGCTGCCGATTCCGTTCCTGAGTTCGACCGCGAAGGTGGAGACGAAGGACGTCGAAGTCGACCCGCCGCGCTTCGTCAGGTTCGTCGGCAAGTCCAGCGTGATGCGCGTCACCGGCGAGCACACCATCGAGGAGACGGAGACGGGGTGCCGCCTCCGCAACGAGTTCGTCGTCGACGGACGCGTCCCGGGCGTCGAGCGGTTCTTCAAGCGCAACCTCGACCGGGAACTGGAGAACCTCGAGGCGGCGCTTCGAGACGAGTTGGAGTGA
- a CDS encoding ATP-NAD kinase family protein translates to MRIGVVVNPIAGMGGRVGLKGTDGKVEEARARGADPRAPNRARRMFETLRGANEAVELLVWGGEMGESEAREVGLSPTVLGEPAAAETTAADTRRAVEAFVDADVDLVLFVGGDGTAADVAETLDGTGVPMLGAPAGVKVYSSVFAVSPEDAATVATTFDRTERREVMDIDEDDYREGEVHPELRGVAHVPVADALQSSKQLGGGTVDALAAGVADDVREASGKTFVLGPGSTVGAVKAELGFEGSPIGVDVWRDGDVVALDASESEILDCLGPEEENVIVVSPIGGQGFVFGRGNPQLSPDVIRRCEVEIIASRAKLDGIGELHVDTDDPELDEELRGWTRVRVGRFERRMMKVV, encoded by the coding sequence ATGCGAATCGGTGTCGTCGTGAACCCCATCGCGGGGATGGGTGGCCGGGTAGGACTGAAAGGGACCGACGGGAAGGTCGAAGAGGCCCGCGCCCGCGGTGCCGACCCGCGCGCGCCCAACCGCGCCCGGCGGATGTTCGAGACGTTGCGCGGCGCGAACGAAGCGGTCGAACTCCTCGTCTGGGGCGGCGAGATGGGCGAGTCGGAGGCGCGCGAGGTGGGTCTCTCGCCGACGGTCCTCGGCGAACCGGCGGCGGCGGAGACGACGGCGGCCGACACCCGTCGGGCCGTCGAGGCGTTCGTCGACGCGGACGTGGACCTCGTCCTGTTCGTCGGCGGCGACGGCACCGCCGCGGACGTGGCCGAGACCCTCGACGGAACCGGCGTCCCGATGCTCGGCGCACCGGCGGGCGTGAAAGTTTACTCCTCGGTGTTCGCCGTCTCGCCCGAGGACGCCGCGACGGTGGCGACGACGTTCGACCGGACCGAACGCCGCGAAGTGATGGACATCGACGAGGACGACTACCGCGAGGGCGAGGTCCACCCGGAACTCCGCGGCGTGGCCCACGTCCCTGTCGCCGACGCGCTTCAGTCGTCGAAGCAACTCGGCGGCGGGACGGTGGACGCACTCGCCGCGGGCGTCGCCGACGACGTGCGCGAGGCGTCCGGCAAGACGTTCGTCCTCGGACCCGGCAGTACGGTCGGCGCGGTGAAGGCCGAACTCGGGTTCGAGGGGTCGCCCATCGGCGTCGACGTGTGGCGCGACGGCGACGTGGTCGCACTCGACGCCTCGGAGTCGGAGATTCTCGACTGCCTCGGACCCGAAGAGGAGAACGTCATCGTCGTCTCGCCCATCGGCGGACAGGGGTTCGTCTTCGGGCGCGGCAACCCGCAACTCTCGCCGGACGTGATTCGGCGGTGCGAGGTGGAGATAATCGCTTCGCGGGCCAAACTCGACGGCATCGGCGAACTGCACGTCGACACCGACGACCCGGAGTTGGACGAGGAACTCCGCGGGTGGACGCGCGTCCGCGTCGGCCGGTTCGAACGGCGGATGATGAAGGTCGTCTGA
- a CDS encoding competence/damage-inducible protein A yields MRVAVVTVGDELLAGDTVNTNAAWLADRLTARGVRVERVTTVPDRVADIARVVNEYRAEYDAVVVTGGLGPTHDDLTMAGVAAAVGRDLVEHEEAKAWLTEHGGYSADELAEGTTHLPARAKMLPNEEGVAPGAVVEGIYVLPGVPAEMKAMFELVAEAFDGEATYVETVLTSEPESALVDRLRDVQAKFDVTVGSYPGDGVRLKLTASDEGELAEAAAWLRGQVELAEED; encoded by the coding sequence ATGCGAGTCGCAGTCGTGACCGTCGGGGACGAACTCCTCGCCGGTGACACGGTGAACACGAACGCCGCGTGGTTGGCGGACCGCCTGACTGCGCGGGGCGTCCGCGTCGAACGGGTGACGACGGTGCCGGACCGCGTCGCCGACATCGCCCGCGTCGTCAACGAGTACCGCGCCGAGTACGACGCCGTCGTCGTCACCGGCGGTCTGGGCCCGACGCACGACGACCTGACGATGGCGGGCGTCGCCGCCGCCGTCGGCCGCGACCTGGTCGAACACGAGGAGGCGAAGGCGTGGCTGACCGAACACGGCGGCTACTCCGCCGACGAGTTGGCCGAGGGGACGACGCACCTCCCGGCGCGGGCGAAGATGCTCCCGAACGAGGAGGGCGTCGCCCCGGGCGCCGTCGTCGAGGGCATCTACGTCCTCCCCGGCGTCCCAGCCGAGATGAAGGCGATGTTCGAACTCGTCGCGGAGGCGTTCGACGGCGAGGCGACGTACGTCGAGACGGTCCTGACGAGCGAACCCGAGAGCGCACTCGTGGACCGACTCCGCGACGTGCAGGCGAAGTTCGACGTGACCGTCGGGAGTTACCCCGGCGACGGCGTGCGCCTGAAACTGACGGCGAGCGACGAGGGGGAACTGGCCGAGGCGGCCGCGTGGCTTCGGGGGCAGGTGGAACTCGCCGAGGAGGACTGA
- a CDS encoding helix-turn-helix domain-containing protein: MAVREATRAGTRLTLDLWHPNCWAIEATERHPGGILAHAIYHAPETGATTVNGLFTAYGDTAAEVETLLDTIAASEHGGDVQELQERFGRTAARVAPGRVAREFFLEYDPGDMICPTLLRQGFVHSAPTRIENGREYWKVCFAGERGDIETALDAVREEAGAEITVERIATSDTVEPERARRLGTLTATQREVFELARERGYYQWPRGVSTRELAGELDISKTTLLEHLRKAEAKLLDPESN, translated from the coding sequence ATGGCCGTACGCGAAGCGACTCGGGCGGGGACGCGCTTGACGCTCGACCTGTGGCACCCGAACTGTTGGGCGATAGAGGCGACGGAGCGACACCCCGGGGGCATCCTCGCGCACGCAATCTACCACGCGCCGGAGACGGGGGCGACGACGGTGAACGGCCTGTTCACCGCCTACGGCGACACCGCGGCGGAGGTGGAGACGCTGCTCGACACCATCGCGGCGTCCGAACACGGCGGCGACGTGCAGGAGTTACAGGAGCGGTTCGGCAGGACCGCCGCACGGGTGGCACCGGGACGGGTCGCGCGCGAGTTCTTCCTCGAGTACGACCCCGGCGACATGATCTGTCCGACGCTTCTGAGACAGGGGTTCGTCCACAGCGCACCCACGCGCATCGAGAACGGCAGGGAGTACTGGAAGGTGTGCTTCGCCGGCGAACGCGGCGACATCGAGACGGCCCTGGACGCGGTGCGCGAGGAAGCGGGCGCGGAGATAACCGTCGAGCGAATCGCCACCTCGGACACGGTCGAACCCGAACGCGCCCGCCGCCTCGGGACGCTCACCGCGACGCAACGGGAGGTGTTCGAACTCGCTCGCGAACGCGGCTACTACCAGTGGCCGCGGGGGGTCTCGACGCGCGAACTCGCCGGCGAGTTGGACATCTCGAAGACGACGCTGCTCGAACACCTCCGGAAGGCCGAGGCGAAACTGCTCGACCCCGAGTCGAACTGA
- a CDS encoding DUF7123 family protein: protein MSEYTDEEQRIIGYLRESVGAGERYFRAKNIAEAIGLSAKQVGARLPRLAEKSEDVEIEKWGRARSTTWRVTMG, encoded by the coding sequence ATGAGCGAGTACACCGACGAAGAACAGCGGATCATCGGCTACCTGCGAGAGAGCGTCGGCGCAGGCGAGCGATACTTCCGGGCGAAGAACATCGCCGAGGCCATCGGCCTCTCCGCGAAGCAGGTCGGTGCGCGTCTCCCTCGACTCGCAGAGAAATCAGAGGACGTCGAGATAGAGAAGTGGGGGCGCGCCCGTTCGACGACGTGGCGCGTCACGATGGGTTAG
- a CDS encoding DUF7525 family protein: protein MQTKNVQSDMGIGLAVLFSVLTAVAAAGMVASGDQLTTAVAFAVAVVAASLAVVSAQTFW from the coding sequence ATGCAGACCAAGAACGTCCAATCGGACATGGGAATCGGCCTCGCAGTCCTCTTCTCCGTTCTCACCGCCGTGGCGGCGGCCGGGATGGTCGCCTCGGGCGACCAACTCACCACCGCCGTCGCGTTCGCCGTCGCCGTCGTCGCGGCGTCCCTCGCCGTCGTCTCCGCGCAGACGTTCTGGTGA
- a CDS encoding LEA type 2 family protein, whose protein sequence is MSGQIASVLLRSRLGVAATAVALLVVLGGALVAAGVVGAPSVSGVENRFGDVTNETTTIETTVAVSNPTPLGLRLGGVTVTYDVRMNDVRIAGGEKSGVAVETGNATVNATTRMRNERIVPWWRSHVRNGEHTVVTVDPAVRSSTLGRTFDAPNVTREVDTDMLSQFNSTETRPVNADAPVVSDPVLYVNETGARWGAVNESVTPLHLRFVVYNPKPYPVTVSRLGYDISMNDVAVGDGTSESGHVIPPESAKTIETTTYVRNDRLDEWWVSHLERNQVTDLRIDFHARLDLSGQTVRVPLDAVTYTETVETDFFGTKPTTNETGGEDGESADAETTATATATESATTTAAPTESDDGVLLGDDTETPADAGGSTDTATSTPTATPTTVPLPPASETAADDGTATTTDDGLLSRLPSAAAAVRDAP, encoded by the coding sequence ATGTCCGGGCAGATTGCGTCGGTGCTACTGCGGAGCAGACTCGGAGTCGCGGCCACGGCCGTGGCACTCCTCGTCGTCCTCGGCGGCGCGTTGGTCGCCGCGGGGGTCGTCGGCGCACCGTCCGTGTCGGGCGTCGAGAACCGCTTCGGCGACGTGACGAACGAGACGACCACCATCGAGACGACCGTCGCCGTGTCGAACCCGACCCCCCTCGGCCTGCGCCTCGGCGGCGTGACGGTGACCTACGACGTTCGGATGAACGATGTGCGAATCGCGGGGGGCGAGAAGTCCGGCGTCGCCGTCGAGACGGGGAACGCGACGGTGAACGCGACCACGCGGATGCGCAACGAACGCATCGTCCCGTGGTGGCGGTCCCACGTGCGGAACGGCGAACACACCGTCGTCACCGTCGACCCCGCGGTTCGGTCCTCGACGCTCGGCCGGACGTTCGACGCGCCGAACGTCACGCGCGAGGTGGACACCGACATGCTCTCGCAGTTCAACTCCACGGAGACGCGGCCGGTGAACGCGGACGCGCCCGTCGTCTCGGACCCCGTCCTCTACGTCAACGAGACGGGTGCGCGGTGGGGCGCGGTGAACGAGTCGGTGACGCCGCTTCACCTCCGGTTCGTCGTCTACAACCCCAAGCCGTACCCCGTCACCGTCTCGCGCCTCGGCTACGACATCTCGATGAACGACGTGGCCGTCGGCGACGGCACCAGCGAGTCGGGACACGTGATTCCGCCCGAGTCGGCGAAGACCATCGAGACGACGACGTACGTCCGCAACGACCGCCTCGACGAGTGGTGGGTGAGTCACCTCGAACGGAACCAGGTGACGGACCTCCGAATCGACTTCCACGCCCGACTCGACCTGTCGGGGCAGACGGTCCGCGTCCCCCTCGACGCGGTGACGTACACCGAGACCGTCGAGACGGACTTCTTCGGCACCAAGCCGACGACGAACGAGACGGGCGGCGAGGACGGTGAGAGCGCCGACGCCGAGACGACGGCGACGGCGACAGCGACTGAATCGGCGACGACGACTGCGGCGCCCACGGAGAGCGACGACGGCGTACTCCTCGGCGACGACACCGAGACGCCCGCGGACGCGGGCGGTTCGACCGACACGGCGACATCGACGCCGACGGCGACGCCGACGACTGTTCCCCTCCCGCCGGCGTCGGAGACGGCGGCGGACGACGGAACCGCGACGACGACCGACGACGGACTGCTCTCGCGCCTCCCGTCGGCCGCGGCGGCGGTCCGCGACGCCCCCTGA
- a CDS encoding ABC transporter substrate-binding protein — MGLVAGMAGCLEDAESTPTSGGGDTGGDSGGDATEMETDTESEDSGGQSSYTIGMVDALTGSLAPYGKRNQRGKDLALAAINDAGVGSDDGQLDITVEDSESSNQAGVTAAQKLVEQNGVPLFIGAVGSGVSIAMYDSVTQGAGVVQISQNSTSPELTSRPGLLRTSPSGSAKGKALAQFISDEGHDAVAVTWVNNDYGSGLSGVFAESFEGDVVFNEPHDQGQSSYSGTLTKMASTNATAWLFLTYANEMTVMANESFDQGYNTGVDYYGAESTVAEEILANTPEGSLDGMKGITESAPADQENYQNFVSQFESEYDQTPTVWAAYAYDAVTIAALAIEAADEFTGAALNEVVRDVTRPEGQEVYSFEEGASILRDGGSPSDVNYEGVSGPVDLDENGDPPGLYQVYSVQDHEYEYGDYVTS, encoded by the coding sequence ATGGGTCTAGTTGCGGGGATGGCCGGCTGTCTCGAAGACGCCGAATCGACGCCGACGAGTGGGGGCGGCGACACCGGCGGTGACTCCGGCGGCGACGCCACCGAGATGGAGACGGACACCGAGAGCGAGGACTCCGGCGGCCAGAGTTCCTACACCATCGGCATGGTGGACGCGCTCACCGGGTCGCTGGCTCCCTACGGCAAGCGGAACCAACGGGGGAAGGACCTCGCCCTCGCGGCCATCAACGACGCCGGCGTCGGCTCCGACGACGGCCAACTGGACATCACCGTCGAGGACTCCGAGTCGTCGAATCAGGCGGGCGTCACCGCCGCGCAGAAACTCGTCGAGCAGAACGGCGTCCCCCTGTTCATCGGCGCCGTCGGCTCCGGCGTCTCTATCGCCATGTACGACTCCGTCACGCAGGGCGCGGGCGTCGTCCAGATTTCGCAGAACTCCACGAGTCCCGAACTCACCTCCCGGCCGGGACTGCTCCGGACGAGTCCCTCCGGGTCGGCCAAGGGGAAAGCGCTCGCGCAGTTCATCTCCGACGAGGGGCACGACGCCGTCGCCGTGACGTGGGTGAACAACGACTACGGGAGCGGCCTCTCCGGGGTGTTCGCCGAGAGCTTCGAGGGCGACGTCGTGTTCAACGAACCGCACGACCAGGGACAGTCTTCGTACAGCGGGACGCTGACGAAGATGGCCTCGACGAACGCGACGGCGTGGCTGTTCCTCACCTACGCCAACGAGATGACCGTTATGGCGAACGAGTCGTTCGACCAGGGCTACAACACCGGCGTGGACTACTACGGCGCCGAGTCCACCGTCGCGGAGGAGATTCTGGCGAACACGCCGGAGGGGAGCCTCGACGGCATGAAGGGAATCACGGAGTCCGCGCCCGCCGACCAGGAGAACTACCAGAACTTCGTCTCGCAGTTCGAGTCGGAGTACGACCAGACGCCGACGGTGTGGGCCGCCTACGCCTACGACGCCGTCACCATCGCCGCTCTCGCCATCGAGGCGGCCGACGAGTTCACCGGAGCCGCGCTGAACGAGGTGGTCCGCGACGTGACGCGCCCGGAGGGACAGGAGGTGTACTCCTTCGAGGAGGGCGCGTCGATTCTCCGTGACGGCGGCTCTCCGAGCGACGTGAACTACGAGGGCGTCAGCGGTCCGGTGGACCTAGACGAGAACGGCGACCCGCCGGGCCTCTACCAGGTCTACTCCGTGCAGGACCACGAGTACGAGTACGGCGACTACGTCACGAGCTAA
- a CDS encoding universal stress protein codes for MDEETDAILDPNVSPKADFDDVLVPTDGSKAARAGARQAIKFAQRNGATLHVLYAMDMGDADYVAVPSDIEQTRKRLQKKGERYVAEIADLAAEADVPCVTSVTSNTPIEAILEYVEENDVDVVVMGKRGRSDPDKPLIGSITNRVIGALDVPVFTA; via the coding sequence ATGGACGAAGAGACCGACGCGATTCTGGACCCGAACGTGAGCCCGAAGGCGGACTTCGACGACGTGCTCGTCCCGACCGACGGGAGCAAGGCCGCACGCGCGGGCGCGAGACAGGCCATCAAGTTCGCACAGCGCAACGGGGCGACGTTGCACGTCCTGTACGCGATGGACATGGGCGACGCCGACTACGTCGCGGTGCCGAGCGACATCGAGCAGACGCGGAAGCGACTACAGAAGAAGGGCGAGAGGTACGTCGCCGAGATAGCGGACCTCGCCGCGGAGGCGGACGTGCCCTGCGTCACGTCCGTCACGTCGAACACGCCCATCGAGGCGATTCTCGAGTACGTCGAGGAGAACGACGTCGACGTCGTCGTCATGGGCAAGCGGGGGCGCTCTGACCCCGACAAGCCGCTCATCGGTTCGATTACGAACCGGGTCATCGGCGCGCTGGACGTTCCGGTGTTCACGGCGTGA
- a CDS encoding aldehyde dehydrogenase family protein — translation MTNGEVYQHYIGGEWTDGTGDETFESENPATGETLGEFRRGTPEDVDAALAAADEAEEEWQALSHIDRAEYLWDIYHELKDRHEELGEVVTKECGKEISEGKADVTEAWHMVEWAAGDARHPKGDVVPSEIPAKDAYMRRKPRGVVGCITPWNFPVAIPFWHMAVSLVEGNTVVWKPAEQTPWCGQIIAEMFEDADIPEGVFNMVQGFGDAGEAIVDDSRVDTVLFTGSAEVGHEIASKVGGEPGKLAACEMGGKNGIVVTENADLDIAVHSAVMSSFKTTGQRCVSSERIIVHESVYDEFKERFVEAAENVAVGNPLDEQTFMGPLIEEGHVEKVTKYNELAKREDVNVLVDRTELNDDEIPDGHEDGHWVGPFVYEADAHENLRCTHEEVFGPHVALLQYSGDIEEAVEIHNDTDYGLAGAIISEDYREINYYRDNAEIGLAYGNLPCIGAEVHLPFGGVKKSGNGYPSAREVIEAVTERTAWTLNNSKDIQMAQGLSADIKTRDD, via the coding sequence ATGACGAACGGCGAAGTGTACCAACACTACATCGGCGGCGAATGGACTGACGGGACCGGAGACGAGACGTTCGAGAGCGAGAACCCGGCGACGGGCGAGACGCTGGGCGAGTTCCGACGCGGGACACCCGAGGACGTGGACGCCGCACTCGCGGCGGCCGACGAGGCCGAGGAGGAGTGGCAGGCGCTCTCGCACATCGACCGCGCGGAGTACCTCTGGGACATCTACCACGAACTGAAGGACCGCCACGAGGAACTCGGCGAAGTCGTCACCAAGGAGTGCGGCAAGGAGATTTCCGAGGGGAAAGCCGACGTCACCGAGGCGTGGCACATGGTCGAGTGGGCCGCCGGCGACGCCCGCCACCCGAAGGGCGACGTGGTGCCCTCGGAGATTCCCGCGAAGGACGCCTACATGCGCCGCAAGCCGCGCGGCGTCGTCGGCTGTATCACGCCGTGGAACTTCCCCGTCGCCATCCCGTTCTGGCACATGGCCGTCTCGCTGGTCGAGGGCAACACCGTCGTCTGGAAGCCCGCCGAGCAGACGCCGTGGTGCGGGCAGATAATCGCCGAGATGTTCGAGGACGCCGACATCCCCGAGGGCGTGTTCAACATGGTGCAGGGCTTCGGCGACGCCGGCGAGGCCATCGTCGACGACTCGCGCGTCGACACCGTCCTCTTCACGGGGTCCGCCGAGGTGGGCCACGAAATCGCCTCGAAGGTCGGCGGCGAACCCGGCAAACTGGCCGCCTGCGAGATGGGCGGTAAGAACGGCATCGTCGTCACGGAGAACGCCGACCTCGACATCGCCGTCCACTCGGCGGTCATGTCGTCGTTCAAGACCACGGGGCAGCGCTGTGTCTCCTCGGAGCGCATTATCGTCCACGAGTCGGTGTACGACGAGTTCAAAGAACGGTTCGTCGAAGCGGCGGAGAACGTCGCCGTCGGCAACCCCCTCGACGAGCAGACGTTCATGGGCCCCCTCATCGAGGAGGGCCACGTCGAGAAGGTGACGAAGTACAACGAACTGGCAAAGCGCGAGGACGTGAACGTCCTCGTCGACCGGACGGAACTGAACGACGACGAGATTCCCGACGGACACGAGGACGGCCACTGGGTCGGTCCGTTCGTCTACGAGGCCGACGCACACGAGAACCTGCGCTGCACCCACGAGGAGGTGTTCGGCCCCCACGTCGCCCTCCTGCAGTACTCCGGCGACATCGAGGAGGCCGTCGAGATTCACAACGACACCGACTACGGACTCGCGGGCGCGATTATCTCCGAGGACTACCGCGAGATAAACTACTACCGCGACAACGCCGAAATCGGACTCGCGTACGGTAACCTCCCGTGCATCGGCGCCGAGGTTCACCTGCCGTTCGGCGGCGTGAAGAAGTCCGGGAACGGCTACCCGAGTGCCCGCGAGGTCATCGAAGCCGTCACCGAACGGACGGCGTGGACGCTGAACAACTCGAAGGACATCCAGATGGCGCAGGGTCTCTCGGCGGACATCAAGACCAGAGACGACTGA
- a CDS encoding phosphate signaling complex PhoU family protein, which yields METRKVQRLGPSTLAMTLPAEWAKEHNVNKGDEVSLRMGGKGTLTVLPESASQEDALATIRADALNADALERAIVAQYVLGRRVIHIEKSEGALDSEHINAVYKAETQLMGLGVIEETPERIAIRCSVDPEDFSLDNLLERLENTGSTMRGEAIKALAHGNPDLAQRALNRERQANKIFVLLLRLIFTAYQNPNLCRAVGLESGFPLIGYRSVAKNLELTADNAEDIANIVMNADGHSLDIDSTTMRRIREFTDQVDDITSKAVQSVVERDYDLTVECRDLFRDIRDKERDILDDLEEMDNQKLLQIREVLVSLQQTAQYAMRNAEIAANLALNEESEHVTIG from the coding sequence ATGGAGACGCGTAAGGTACAGCGACTGGGACCCTCCACGCTGGCGATGACGCTCCCGGCAGAGTGGGCCAAAGAACACAACGTGAACAAAGGCGACGAGGTGTCGCTTCGGATGGGCGGGAAGGGGACGCTGACGGTCCTCCCAGAGTCCGCGAGTCAGGAGGACGCGCTGGCGACCATCCGCGCGGACGCCCTCAACGCGGACGCCCTCGAACGGGCCATCGTCGCGCAGTACGTCCTCGGACGCCGAGTCATCCACATCGAGAAGAGCGAAGGCGCACTCGACTCCGAACACATCAACGCCGTCTACAAGGCGGAGACGCAACTGATGGGGCTGGGCGTCATCGAGGAGACGCCCGAGCGAATCGCCATCCGGTGCTCGGTGGACCCCGAGGACTTCAGCCTCGACAATCTGCTCGAACGGCTGGAGAACACCGGGAGCACGATGCGCGGCGAGGCCATCAAGGCGCTGGCACACGGCAACCCGGACCTCGCACAGCGTGCGCTCAACCGCGAGCGGCAGGCGAACAAGATTTTCGTCCTCCTCCTCCGCCTCATCTTCACGGCGTATCAGAACCCGAACCTGTGCCGGGCGGTGGGGCTGGAGTCGGGCTTCCCCCTCATCGGCTACCGGTCGGTGGCGAAGAACCTCGAACTCACCGCGGACAACGCCGAGGACATCGCCAACATCGTGATGAACGCCGACGGACACTCGCTGGACATCGACTCGACGACGATGCGGCGCATCCGCGAGTTCACCGACCAGGTGGACGACATCACGTCGAAGGCCGTCCAGTCGGTCGTCGAACGCGACTACGACCTCACCGTCGAGTGCCGCGACCTGTTCCGCGACATCCGCGACAAAGAGCGCGACATCCTCGACGACTTGGAGGAGATGGACAACCAGAAGCTCCTGCAGATTCGGGAGGTGCTGGTCAGTCTCCAGCAGACCGCACAGTACGCGATGCGGAACGCGGAGATAGCGGCGAACCTCGCGCTCAACGAGGAGTCCGAGCACGTCACCATCGGCTGA
- a CDS encoding proline dehydrogenase family protein — translation MIPPVANNFVAGEDVEGVLSHVADINDRGIRGIVNLLGEHYDDPSDAAADTDTYLELVERIDAADLDCCVSVKPSQVGLDVGTDAFRENLGRIVERADDRGVFVWVDMEGHETTDATLDAFEENARAYGDVGVCVQANLKRTEEDLRRLADLPGKVRLVKGAYDEPKRIAYRDKATVDEKYREYLDFMFREFDGGIAVGSHDVQMVNYAADRYREYGTPFEVQMLMGVREDLQDELTESMPVYQYVPYGPKWFSYFTRRVRERKENALFALRAVLG, via the coding sequence ATGATACCACCGGTTGCGAACAACTTCGTCGCGGGCGAGGACGTCGAGGGCGTCCTCTCGCACGTCGCCGACATCAACGACCGAGGGATTCGCGGCATCGTGAACCTGCTCGGAGAGCACTACGACGACCCGAGCGACGCCGCCGCGGACACCGACACGTACCTCGAACTCGTCGAGCGAATCGACGCGGCGGACCTCGACTGCTGCGTCTCGGTGAAGCCATCGCAGGTCGGTCTCGACGTGGGGACGGACGCGTTCCGGGAGAACCTCGGCCGAATCGTCGAACGCGCGGACGACCGCGGCGTCTTCGTCTGGGTCGACATGGAGGGTCACGAGACGACGGACGCGACCCTCGACGCGTTCGAGGAGAACGCCCGCGCGTACGGCGACGTCGGCGTCTGCGTGCAGGCGAACCTGAAGCGCACCGAGGAGGACCTGCGACGACTGGCGGACCTGCCGGGGAAGGTCCGACTCGTGAAGGGCGCGTACGACGAACCGAAGCGCATCGCCTACCGCGACAAGGCGACGGTGGACGAGAAGTACCGCGAGTATCTCGACTTCATGTTCCGCGAGTTCGACGGCGGTATCGCCGTCGGCAGCCACGACGTGCAGATGGTGAACTACGCCGCCGACCGCTACCGGGAGTACGGGACGCCGTTCGAGGTGCAGATGCTGATGGGCGTCCGCGAGGACCTGCAGGACGAACTCACCGAGTCGATGCCCGTCTACCAGTACGTCCCGTACGGACCGAAGTGGTTCTCGTACTTCACCCGACGCGTGCGCGAACGGAAGGAGAACGCCCTGTTCGCCCTCCGCGCCGTCCTCGGGTGA
- a CDS encoding DUF7528 family protein, translating into MSVTTDGESVVVRVGDCSCEMSRADAAALQDVLGAAITEKREFLRTAGEYRTDGSYVVSRRGADSAGNTKVFDDFDALRRLFDRLPEEFTADDVGRTGITGSRRHMVVRHFGEHPAFDCDVTSRNPLTVVKTTAADTTDEAADATAD; encoded by the coding sequence CTGTCGGTGACCACGGACGGCGAGTCCGTCGTCGTCCGAGTCGGCGACTGTTCCTGTGAGATGTCCAGGGCCGACGCCGCCGCGTTGCAAGACGTGCTGGGCGCGGCCATCACGGAGAAACGAGAGTTCCTTCGCACGGCGGGCGAGTACCGTACCGACGGCAGTTACGTCGTCTCGCGCCGCGGCGCCGACTCCGCGGGCAACACGAAGGTGTTCGACGACTTCGACGCCCTGCGCCGACTGTTCGACCGCCTGCCCGAGGAGTTCACGGCCGACGACGTCGGCCGGACGGGCATCACCGGGTCGCGGCGACACATGGTCGTGCGCCACTTCGGCGAGCATCCGGCGTTCGACTGCGACGTCACCAGTCGGAACCCGCTGACGGTCGTCAAGACGACGGCCGCGGATACGACGGACGAGGCCGCGGACGCGACGGCCGACTGA